A region from the Chthoniobacterales bacterium genome encodes:
- a CDS encoding TrbI/VirB10 family protein — MTPRRFLNFFKSPTGALTLFLLGLLVVLILVNSRRPAQQRVSLLPQKLLSKRENAPQLPETVRRDMVPFDPKDDRKGETTPPPSPAKSASTPQLPVLSLVAETPVGVTKAAKKFSEDFAPFGRLIPCELVITVDSSSIQTPIIGLVTEDIFHHGQLIIPAGTEVHGTAQVDRARERIASNGRWTLVWQNGQELNVSGLALDHELDPETGTWGITDGSAGLRGKLLKTDNLAEVKLYVAALLSGAADVFTDRQISAFGSFALPSLQNAPLRGAQAVLDRYAQQILTAIERDGFYVRVPAGKQFYLYITQTVDEDDAKIGGTMTAALHAVDATSPTPSPASSALMPMRSEPPSTP, encoded by the coding sequence ATGACACCGCGTCGCTTCCTCAACTTCTTCAAGTCACCAACGGGCGCGCTGACGCTGTTTCTCCTGGGTCTGCTGGTCGTGCTGATCCTCGTAAACAGCCGCCGACCGGCGCAACAACGAGTCTCGTTACTTCCGCAGAAGCTCTTGTCCAAACGCGAGAACGCGCCGCAGCTGCCGGAAACAGTCCGTCGCGACATGGTTCCGTTTGACCCGAAAGATGATCGAAAGGGGGAAACAACACCGCCACCGTCGCCGGCAAAATCGGCGAGTACACCACAGTTGCCGGTGCTGAGCCTCGTTGCTGAAACCCCGGTCGGCGTCACGAAAGCAGCAAAGAAGTTCAGCGAAGACTTCGCACCATTCGGTCGCCTCATTCCCTGCGAACTCGTTATCACGGTTGATTCTTCGTCAATCCAAACACCCATCATCGGGCTCGTTACCGAAGACATTTTTCATCACGGCCAGTTGATCATTCCTGCGGGTACGGAGGTGCATGGAACCGCACAGGTGGACCGCGCGCGTGAACGCATTGCCAGCAACGGACGTTGGACCCTCGTGTGGCAGAACGGCCAGGAGCTGAATGTCTCAGGACTCGCACTCGACCATGAGCTCGATCCCGAGACTGGCACGTGGGGGATCACGGACGGCAGCGCTGGTTTGCGTGGCAAGCTTCTGAAGACTGACAATCTCGCGGAGGTGAAACTATACGTCGCGGCCCTCCTCAGCGGCGCAGCGGACGTATTCACCGACAGACAAATCTCCGCGTTCGGCTCGTTCGCTCTGCCGAGTTTGCAAAACGCGCCACTGAGAGGCGCGCAAGCGGTGCTCGATCGATATGCGCAGCAAATTCTCACCGCGATCGAGCGTGACGGTTTCTACGTGCGCGTGCCCGCGGGTAAACAGTTTTACCTCTACATCACGCAGACAGTCGACGAGGACGACGCGAAGATCGGCGGCACGATGACGGCCGCATTGCATGCCGTTGATGCAACGAGTCCGACGCCGTCGCCAGCGTCTTCCGCGCTGATGCCGATGCGTTCCGAACCTCCTTCCACACCATGA